ATGACGGGCCATGGCTGCTCCGAGTGATGCAGAATATTTCAGTCTGGTTTAGGACTGGTACTTGACACAGCCATCTGTATTACAATGAGAGGTtctcttactgaaaaaaaaaaagttatttccagctcttcagagctgctgtgttcaGTGTTACTAATTTATATCCAGAGGCATTTGCAAATATCCATCCTTGTGAGAGTGACCTCTGAGAAGTGATGCAGCATCTTTGCCCATGGATGTCAGAGTTTATTGACAACtccccaaacaaccaaacaaaactcaaaattacttcatttaatGTGATGGAAACAGCAAAAGACCAATGCTGCTTTGGGGAATCAATCTGGAAATGAAAGAGATCAATCCAAAAAGGCCAAACTCCCCTCAAATCCTCGGGATTGTTAAACAGCCAGCCGTGTGGATTTAGGGTTTCCTGCCAGTCTACTTAAACTGAAAATGGATAAAATCCTTCAGGTGGATGAGAGGAAtttggctgccagggctgggcaccagGGGCTTGACCCATCCCGTGCAaaccccagcagagccagcagagtcctgccccagcactgccacctctcctctgctgcactAAGAGCCTTCCCCCCGGGCAATGGTGCTGGCAGGAACCAGGCTGAGCTGGCCTCACACCATCATCACCTCCTAGAAACCTTGCACAGCGCTggacaagctgctgctttgtatTTTCATAGCCTGAGGTAATTAGGGCCTGGCATctgtaaaggaaataaaatgcacaCCACCGGAGTTTCTAAGATGACACTGTTTTCATTATAGGTTTAATTTTGCAAAGAGCATAAAGGCAGATACATCAAAATGTCAAGAAGCCTCTGTTAATTAaagcctcttttttctttttcttcttaagatTTGCATATGTATTGAGCCattgaagaaaaagataaaaggaaCCCCAAGACTGTTTATGCATAGCCTTTATGACTGCAGCTACTTATTTGCAGGAGACATTATTTTGACTGGAGCAAAATAATGTTCTGTGGCTTGACAGAGCTCAAGGCTGAGTGCTCCAGAGGCAGACAGTGACTGGTGTTGGGAGGTTTCACCTCCCAGCATAGATCCTGCACCCAGATTTTATGCAGTGCTCTGCCTGTTGTGACATTCTTATACCCCCACTCCTGTTCGTCGTGCTTTGGTTTGCCCAGGTTTGGGGAAAAAGAATGGGTTACAGCTCCCCTCTGCAGTGCTAAAGTTTCCCCTGCTACAGCTTAATACCCACACTCTGTTTGATTATTTACCATTCATATAATGTACCTTTCATAAGGTACAAATTTTCTACCTCCTCCTACCAGTGCATTACCCTTGGAACACGGGCGGAGTTGGCAGCAGGTGAAAAGTTGCCTCTGTCCAAATCACCAGCATAAATCTCCCAGACTTCTTATCCCAGGATTTCACCTCAGAAGCTTGGGATCAAGGTCTGTGTTATTTAGTTGACAGGACAGCTTTTGGTGGGTTTCACTGAGGTTTGTTAATTACCCTGTAACTTTTTTCATCAGCCTTGAAATAGTTAGCAAGGACATTTGGGGCCGTGCCTCACTGTAGATGCTGTTTGACTTCTCTATTCCAGGACTAACAGCCAAATAAGTTCAAATGAAATGATCCAAATTTTATGGTGCTTATTCTGGTAAAATTCactgtttgttttccctagataaagaataaataagaaCCAAATCAGAGCTTTTGAACTGGCCCCTTAATAGCTGGAAGGAACACTGGAGACATCTAATGGAAGATCAATATTTGAGAGTTCAGTACAGAAAACActatatatttgctttttcttttttatttttttcttatatattaTCTACAAGCAcaagctttcatattttttaatgtaaaaatgcaTACAGatcattatatatataaaaatcaaCTAGCCTTGTAGCAAACTGCCAGATCCAACTATCCCCAGGTTGGGGACAACCTGTCTGGATCCAGGTGCAAATCCAGTGGCTGATCCTCACTTCCATCTGTAGTTGCACCAAACCCCCAGATACAAAGATTCTCAGAGTTCTAGGGAAGTTTTGGGTCCTGATCCAGGTCTTGCAGCATGGGCATGACTAACTCTTCATCAAttgaagataaatatttaaaaaacttCATAAATGACAATCAACTTGTTGAAGGTAACAAGTATCCCTTTCACCTTTCCTCCccatttttatcttctttcccgtcctctctctgcagaagtggcagaggagagaaattCAATGTAAGTGTCACATACACACActtaaacagcagcaggagaaaactgaacagaaaattcAACAGAATTGAATCTGCTGATGtctgctgcagaaaaggctACTGAATGTGGGTTCATGCTGCACTCAGCCTTTTCAATGCTTGGGCAATTTTGGGCTCAATTTGCACATTGTGGGAATATGGCAGATTTATAATATATCCAGTAATAGGTTGCAACATGATGGGCAACAGTAGATCAAGTTGCATTTAATGCTATGCACTGCGTATCAACAGAAATGGCTTagagggaaacaaaataatgaGGAATTAATTAAAGAAGTTTGTGTTAGTTTTGGAGGAAAGGTCACAAAATGGCAGCCTCCTTTCTGACCAAGTGTTTATCTCGTTTGGCAGTTTTCAAATTCAGTCTTTGCAAAGGAATGTTACTATTTTTATTGGAGGTTCTTTATGTAACAAGGGATGTTTGCACAgtggaacattttattttcaccagGATTTTATAATTTATCCACACAGATGTTATTAAGGAGATACAATTTGCTGGAAATCTTTCGGAAAGTATGAGGGCCGTAACTTGGCCTCCCCTTCCTTTCAACTCTTCTCATATGAAtatgattaattattttctcttgtcATTCATTTAGAacctttttgtattttaaatgcagctCCAACCTGAACCCCAAGAAAGGATTTTCAGATAAAAGAACTGCTGAGATTTTCTAAGAGGGATGAACCAATTGCTTAGCACACCAAAGTAAAGACATGACTACGTTGCCATGGGATTGCAGGTAAAGATTTTGTTTACTTTGTGCACCAGCAGTGATTTGAAAGATAACAGAACCTCAGCGCTTCAACTGAAAAATGCTCACTCTGGCTCCTAATGTAACTAAATTGCTGGCAAATTCAATCCCTCAGCTAAAGAATTCTGCTTTGTGCACAGGCACTAGCTCGCTTCTTTACACTTGTGTTGATTCTACAATACTAAAAATGGCAAAACcactatttctctttttttttttttttccttttttcctttttaaaaaaaagtttatggTGTGATGAGTAGTTTGGGAATGAGTGTGTCACAGAGGCCTGTTGCAAGAACCCCCTGCCCAGAAGAACGTGGTGGAATTTCCATTGCAGTGTGTCCAAATGATGTACAGCAGCACATGTGAACATGAGGACCAAAATATAGACATTAATTCCAGGACAGTGAAATGAGTTTTTACCACCTAGAatgcagaagcagagaaaacaaacagcccAAATAAAATATACATCTGAATGTGATGCTCTTTGCTGGTTGGGTAAAagtgaaagtttaaaaaaaaaaaaaaaggtactttgGTAAAATATCTTTAAGTGAATGCTTTTAATAGGAGTCATAATTTGGAACTTTTCTCTGTTCACATGGCCTCTTCAGCCTGTTCCACCATCTATATGGCTACCTGTAGCTTTACAAAGTGCTAGCCAGCTAGATTTACTCACTTTCCTACATCTGTGGCAATTTGAATTCGATAGGCTTTTGGAGTTACTTCCTCACAAATAACCACATGAAGGACAAAACAGTGGAGAATGAAGTCGTAAGCAAATGCTCCAAGAGGGCTGTTCCCCAAAGGAGAACACTGCTAATTTGTCATCCCAGCCCTTGGCTGTGGTTCTACATGTTGATAGTCTGAGCTGCCCAAAGGGATGCTACACCACTGCTGGAGACCAGCACAATCTGATTTAAAAGCTTCCAATCTTGGTTCTTGCATCTTTTAGCAGTTAAGGAACCATCTAGACAGGAGGCAAAACATGGCTTAAATGAGATGAtgagggagaaggaaagcaCTGGACACCTTTTATCCCAGGCACCAAAATCTGATAAAATGCGTTTCCACCTCAATGTGCCAGATAAAAGTCACAAAAAAcctgcactgagcagagccCCAGAGTGCTCCAAGCAGCATCTGGGAAtttaaacagctgaaaattATGGTCTTTTGATATGGTAGAGGCCATTCAGATCTGATTTACGTTTGGGCTTAGACTTTAAATACTTGCCTTCCCAAGGATTCGGTTCCTCTTCGGTATAAAAGAGACTAAGAGGAGCTACTTggattgaaaaacaaaaagacctgaaaaaaaaaatctaaaaactATCCATAGCTACATTAATAGTAAtatggttcttttttttttcagtttcccaaCACACATACTCCCATTTCCCCAAGCACAGTACAATGCTTTGAGGGGGAAATGGTAAAATGCTGCTGGACTAGATGATTATTTCTGGAGAACTCAGAAGTTtcagaggagctggaaaagcagctgaacttTAGCTCTCTTGAAATGTGTGTCTAGCTGACTAAACACTCCAGGAAACAGACCTTTCCTATATTTTTTGCATACTTTGCTAAGAACATCAACACTCATGGATTTGACAAAAATAACAAGGAAGGAGTGAAAGCATACAATGAGCCAACTCAGAGCTGGTGAAGGTGTCAGGTGAACTTTGTGtttcagcacagcagcctctgcacgTATTCAGTCCAGGAGAACACCAGTTGTGATGGTTGTTGATGGACTGAGGGCTGAATCTTACTCTCCAATGGCTACTGAGCAGCTGTCTGGCTGGAAGTGATGTTTAGGCACTACTGACTTGCAGGGGATTGGAGCTAGCCACGTAGAAGCAGAAGATTCTCTTTTGGTTGCCAATCCCCACAACTGTCTAGTCATTTGGAGTTcatttggtgtttgtttttttttttcccacattagTCAGGAGCAGTGTGGCtaaatacatttcaaaacaggaaaatagtATGATTCCGTGTTACTCAAAAAAAGTGGTGGTGTTTGtctttttgggtttctttttcttcattgcaAAGATTTGACCATTTCTCATTAAACGCGCTCTGCTTGCCCCATTCAAGCTCACATGCTCTAAAATTCTTCTCTGGCTTAGGACAGCTCTTTTTAGCTGCTGATTTTGGTGAGCATCTTATTAATGGCCTGCTTGACATGGGTGGTGGAGCTTCGCCTCCGAGTCTTGCCCTGGACCATCTTGCGGCGCCGCACCTCCCGGCAGAGCTCGTAGAAGGCCTCCATGATGTTCCCCTCTCCCGTGCAAGCGGAGCACTCGTAAAAAGCACACGCAAGTTCCGTGGCCAGCTTTTCACCTTCCTCCGTGCTGACTTGCCTGGAGTGATCCAGGTCTGCTTTGTTCCCCACCAGGATCAGGGTGACGTTTTTGGGCTTTTTGACTTCATCCAACAAGTTCTTAAGCGGCAGCATTTCCTCGAAGCTGCCTCTGTCCGTGATGTCGTAAACCAGCACGAAGCCCTCGCCCCATCGCACGTGTCCCTCTTTCTGAATGGCATCCTCCTGttggaaaagacagaagaacGCCTTAGGAATCTGATTTATGAAGAAAACAGCAGGCCTTCAGGGAGGTGCTGGTCCTACAAAGCTGTGTGCATCTGCTTTCCCCTATACTTTGCTCACATCACCTTTTTTATCACATGGCACAGGAGATCTATTCCACCCAGTGCCATGATCTTCCCAGGCACGTGCACCTGCCATGTTTTAAAAGGGAGACCTGAGGATGACAAATCTGCTCTTCACTCTAGTGGGAATAAGTGGCTGAAGTCGTCAAGTCTCATCACCTGACTGTAGAAATATTCTGTGGCGTTGTGCCTTCTTGCTGGGCTGGCCCTGAATGAAAAGGTGTggcaacaaaataattttacccCCCAGAGTAAACCCCTTGACTTGTTTGTTCTTCCAAGCAGGATCCCTTGCAGAAGGATGTGGATGCAGCatgggggaggagagaggggtTTCTGCCCAGAAGCAAATCTGTGTCCCCAGAGTAGGGCacacctgccagcccctgcactgctgccaccaccccaaTTTCCTGCCTTGCTGCACCCCCCAGCCAAGGCACTGGGTAGCAGCAGCACATGCACCCACGCACCTGGCCAGCTGTGTCTAGTATCTCCATGGAAACCACTTCATCATCAATGGTAGCTTGGTGACGGTATGTCGACTCTAAAATAAGAACACATGTTGGGAAACGTATTAAAAGAAcgtaattttctttttttttttttttaaatcttcctcaCAGATCTCCCAGCACAAGAGCAGACATGTGACGTGCAGTTTGGCTAAATTTTCTTTGCTGGAGCTCTTCCAGCCATCCTGGAGCATACTCAAGTCCTCTTTTCTAAAACAGCAGCACTTACCTCTCTCCATAGGGCGCAACCTTTACTTTCCCATGGGTTAGACCTGCAAAAGCCTGGTGGATGCTGCAGTCTGCACCCAACAAAGGACAGTTTGCTGtggcagagagctctgcagagctgtatcccatttttcctgtttgctccCAGAAAAGGCTGCTACCTTTGGAAGACAATACCACAACTCTCAAGGTATCCAGCTCAACAGACTGTCACTGCATAGCTTGTTGATCAAAACCAGTATGGGTGCAGATCAAGGAACCCAACCACTAAGCTCAGGCCTTATACTGTGCAAAAATTACAGACCAGTTAGGTATGTTAGGAATGTGTGTTTTAAACATGCTGAAATCATCACATTCCCCTCTTCTAGCAAGGGATGAAGCAGTGATTTCCCTGTTTATGATTTACAAGGATAACCAGTGGGCATTAAGCATTTACACTATGGAAAAATAAGAACCAACAACACTATTTACTGTCCCAGGTTTTGGAACCAAGCAACTAATCAGAAAACTAAT
The Motacilla alba alba isolate MOTALB_02 chromosome 1A, Motacilla_alba_V1.0_pri, whole genome shotgun sequence genome window above contains:
- the RERG gene encoding ras-related and estrogen-regulated growth inhibitor → MAKSAEVKLAIFGRAGVGKSALVVRFLTKRFIWEYDPTLESTYRHQATIDDEVVSMEILDTAGQEDAIQKEGHVRWGEGFVLVYDITDRGSFEEMLPLKNLLDEVKKPKNVTLILVGNKADLDHSRQVSTEEGEKLATELACAFYECSACTGEGNIMEAFYELCREVRRRKMVQGKTRRRSSTTHVKQAINKMLTKISS